The genomic DNA CAGACCGGGAAAGGGATACAGTAAGATCCGTCCATGCCGAACGTTGGCACTCTCATTCGCGCCTGGCGGATCTCGCAAAAGTGCTCCGAGCAGGCGCTCGCAGAACGAGCCGGGATCACAGCCTCGGTGCTGGAAGCGCTGGAATCGGAACAGGCCGATCCTCCGGCCTCCACCCTGGAAGCGTTGGCCGGCGCACTCAAGATTCCCCTCCCCTGGCTCTTTATCCACCCCACGGATTTAGACCTGCTGTGTAAAGACGATGACGATGAGCCGGCCCCCCTCGCCACATTGACCGGAGCCGATCCCGTCCTGGAGAGAATTCTCGTGGCGGCCGGACATGACCGGTCGCTATACGTCCTCCTGACGACGCTCATGCAAAGCAGCGACCCTAAACTCCTACGCGCCGCAGAGGTGAGCCTGCGAAGCCTCGTGAAACAATCCAAGCAGGCGACGGTCCCCTGGCAATCACGACCACCGGGACATTTCGAACCACCCAGCGATTAGCGCCCCCTCGCCGACCACCTCTACACCGTCCCACACCATCAGTGTCGATGAACAGTCGCTGAATCTTTTTGTCCGGCCGACCGGGCGGCACGCACCAGCAGCAACCCCACCACAATCAGTGCAGCGAGCCCCGGCCATCCACCAAGCGGCGGATCGGCAAACAATTGAAACGGATCTCCCGAGAGTGACGGCCAGATCGAACTGAGGGCAATGGGAAGCGCCAACAGGATCCCGACCAGCGCTTCACCTGTGACTAAACCAGCGGCGCACAGCAGACCTCGATCTTCCGTCGGAACATCGGAAGATTTCCCGGCGGCCCGTACATACTCGGCCAACAAACCACCGAACAAAATCGTCGCCGACAACTTAAGCGGCAGGTACATACCAAGCGCCACCGCCAGGACAGGGAAACGAAGGGCGGCACCCCGTCGTGCCTGCCGCAAGTCGAGACCGATCACGACGACTCCCAGCACCATCCCCACGCCCACCAGATGCCAGGGTAAGGAACCGCCGAACACTCCATTGGCAAGATTGGCCATGAGAGTGGCCTGTGGTGCCGAGAGCGGATGGGGATGGGCGGCCGTTACTTCACCGATTCCATATTTCGCCTGCAGCAGGGACAGCACCGGCACAATGACAACCGCGCCGGTCGCCACGCCGATGACCTGCATCACCTGTTGCTTCCACGGGGTCGCACCGACGACGTGCCCGGTTTTCAAATCCTGCAAATTGTCGCCGCCCATCGCCGCGGCGCAGCAGACGACCGCCCCCACCAGCAAAGCCGCAGCCGGACCGGCCGGATTGCCCTTCCCAAGAATCCCCAGCAGGAGCAATGACGCGAGCATAATGGTAGCGATCGTCACACCGGACACCGGATTGCTTGAGCTGCCGACCAAACCAGCCATGTACCCAGCCACGGCAGAAAAGAGAAACGCCGTCACGACCATGAGCAGGGTCAACCCGATGCCGCCCCACAGATTGTGATTCAACAGGCCTTGATACAACAGCACCATGGGAACCAGTGCCGCCACCGTCAGCCCGATCAGCCAGACGACTCCCGCATCCCGCTCAGTGCGCAGAAGTTCCGATTGCCCATCAGATTGGTTGCGAGCGCCGTACAGCGCCAGGAGTTGACGCAGACTCTGCAAAATCGGGCCCCGTACTTGAAACAGGGTCCAGACTCCCCCCACCAGCATAGCCCCGATGCCGATGTAGCGAATCTGCCCGCTCCACGTCGCTTTCGCCGCGCCCACGCCGACCAATCCCTCCGGCGAACCGATGATCGCCTGGTACAGCGGCAGCAGAATTAACCAGCCGATTGCCCCGCCGAAAAAGACCACGACGGCCGTGTTGAGCCCGATGATGTATCCGACTGCCACCAAGGCCGGTGACAGGTTCAGCCCTCCGTACAACGTCGAACGCCCAAGTTGAACGGCCCCTTCCAGCGACTCGCTCCAGAGTTTCAAACCTCCCTCGGCAAACTTGAACCCGCCACCCAGCGCCGCAGCGCCCAACAATAGGCGAACCCGGCCGCCGGCACCGGCATCCGACGAGGCTCCGACCTTCAGGACTTCCGCCGTCGCAACCCCTTCGGGAAATCGCAGCCTGGCGTGGATAATCAGGGCGCGGCGCAATGGAATGGTGAACAACACCCCGAGTACCCCTCCGACGAGCGACACCGTGAACGTGTGCCAGTAGTCAAAAGAGGTCCAGTAGCCGATCAGGACCAGCCCCGGAATGGTAAAGATCACCCCGGCCGCCAACGCTTCGCCTGAGGAGGCGGCGGTTTGCACGATATTGTTTTCGAGAATATTCGACTGACGGAAGAGACGCAGCACCGCCATGGAGACGACGGCGGCTGGAATGGAGGCGGACACCGTCATGCCGGCAAACAGGCCCAAATAGGCGTTGGCTCCGGCCAGCACGGCGGCCAGCAGAATCGACAGGACGACCGCTTTCAGTGTGATTTCCGGCAGCGTGACCGAGGCGGGAACGAGCGGCGCGTCTACCGGCTCCGTTGGCGCATCCTGCTCAAGCATCATCCCCTCAGAACACCTGCACGAGGTAGCATTTGAGATAGCGCGTTTCCGGCATGCCCGCAAGCACCGGATGGTCCGGACCCTGTCCACGTTGTTCAAGGAGCCTGATCTGCCGGCGCGCATCCCGAGCGGCCGCCTGCAGCATCTTCCAGAAGTCCTCGTCCGTGATCGGCTGCGAGCAGGAACAGGTCACCAGCACGCCCCCCGGCTGAAGCAGACGAAGGCCGCGCAAATTCACTTCCTTGTACCCGGCGATGGCATGCGGCACCGCCTTCTTGCTACGCGCGAACGCCGGTGGATCGAGAATGACCAGGTCGTACCGTTGGCCGTTACGCTCCAACAGACGCAACTCTTCAAAGGCATCGGCCTGGCGATAGCGACAACGAGCCGCCACCTGGTTCTGCTCCGCATGCGCCTGTGCCAACGCTACGGCCGCCGCGCTCACATCCAACCCCTCCACCGACTGCGCTCCGGTCAGCGCAGCCTGAATGCCGAACCCGCCGGTGTGGCAAAAGGCTTCCAACACGGTTTTCCCTTTTGCGAAGAGGGCCGCGGCGATCCGGTTTTCCCGTTGATCGCAGAACCAGCCGGTCTTCTGCCCCTCCGCAATATCGACCGTAAACTGGGCCTTCCCCTCGTGAATGTTTACCGTCGTGGCACCCTCACCGCGCAGAAATCCTTTTGACAAAGGCAGCCCTTCCAGTGTGCGGCTCTTGGCATCATTGCGGAGGTACACCGTTTTAACGCCCGCTTCCTGCACCAGCAACTCGCCCAACAGTTCCTTTCGCACATCCATGCCGTACCCCAGGGTCTGCATCACCGCCACATCTGCAAACCGGTCCACGACCAGGCCCGGCAGGAGATCGCTTTCACCATGCACGAGGCGGCAGGCCGTGGCATGGGGCGCGACCGTCCGGCGAAGAGCCGCCGCGGCACGGAGACGCGCGGCAAAAAACTCCTCGTCGATCGGCTCCTCCTGAAACGTGAGCATACGGATGCGAATCTTGGAATGGGGATTGAAGAGGCCGCGGCCGAAAAACCGTTTCTGATGGGTGTACACATCGACAAGGTCCCCGGCAGCCGGTGTGCCCAGCACGTCGGCCACATTGCTGTCGAACACCCACAGGTGCCCGTAGTAGCGCGGCCCTTCACGTTCGGCGGTCAGTCGGACTTTGGCAGTAGAACCGGTCACAAGCTGTGTCATGGTAATGGTTACGTCCCGTATAAGCTGTTTGATTCGACGATGGTGAAATGGCTCACGAGGGTGCCTGAAATCAACCCGCGAAGCAACCGGACAGTGGGCAGGCAGCATGCCGATGTGACGATCGCTCCTGTGCTTGACCTTCCCTACCACCTATGGTTTGCTGCAGGAAGACGGGCGGACAGTACGCAAATTCACGACCTCTCACTCGACAGCCGAGGCACCATGACCATACAGACGATCGGAACAGCAGTCCTGGATCGGCTCCACCGGCTCGGAGTCCGTCACATGTTCGGCATCCCCGGCGACTACGTCCTCGGCCTTTACAAATTGATGGAGTCTTCTCCCATCCAACACGTGGCCACCACGCGGGAAGACTGTGCGGGGTTTGCGGCCGACGCCTATGCACGCATCAACGGGATCGGCGCCCTCTGTGTCACCTACTGCGTCGGCGGTCTCAATACCGTCAACGCCATCGCCTGCGCCTATGCGGAACGATCTCCCGTCGTGTTGCTGACCGGCTCCCCCGGATTGTCGGAACGTGCCCGTAACCCCTACCTGCACCACATGGTGCGCGAGTTTTCGACGCAGCGGGAAGTCTTCGAAAAAATGACCGTGGCGGCCGTAAGCCTGGAAGACCCCGTCACCGCCGAACGTGAGATGGATCGCGCCTTCGCGGCCCTGCTCCGGTATCGCCGCCCGATCTATCTCGAAATTCCGCGCGACATGGTGCACGTGCCGTTGGCCCAAACGTCGCACAAACATCAGACCCAGGGCGAGCCGACCGACCGCGCAGCGCTGAGCGAAGCTTTGAATGAAGTACGTACCATGTTGGAGTCGGCCAAATGCCCGGTGATTCTGGCCGGCGCCGAAGTGGGCCGCTTCGGGCTCCATGACGAATTGACGAGCCTGGTCGAGCGCCTGAATGTGCCGATCGCCTCGACGCTCCTCGGCAAGTCCATCATTCGCGAAGATCATCCGCTCTATGTCGGCGTGTATAGCGGACTCGTCGCACGCGATGAAGTGAAGGAATTCGTCAATCAGACCGATTGCCTGCTCATCCTGGGCTCCATCCTATCCGACGTGGAGGACCTGGATGCGCACAGCGCCCTCTTTTCTGACGGCCATACCATCCATGCCACGGCGGATCGTGTCGCCATCAAGCATCACCGGTATGACTCCATTCTGTTCGAGGATTTCGTGAAGGGACTGGCCGCGGCCTCGCTCCCTTCATTTCCAACCCCGCAATTGCCGGCTCCGTACAAGCCCGAAGAGCCCATGCCGCCGGCGCAGGCGTCCGTCAGTCTGCAGGGAGTGTTTCGTCACCTCGATACCGTGCTTCATGAGAAAACCCTCGTCATTGCCGACGTGGGCGAATCACTCTTTGCTTCCGTCGATCTCCACGTACACCGCCGCTTCGAATTTTTGTCCCCCGCCTACTACACATCAATGGGATTCGCGGTCCCGGCTGCCATCGGCGCCGGTTTCGCCGACCCGTCGCTGCGGCCGATCGTGCTGGTAGGAGACGGCGCCTTTCAAATGACCGGATCGGAGCTCTCGACGGCCGTGCGCTACAAACAAGCACCGGTTGTAATCGTCCTGAACAACCACGGCTATTCGACCGAGCGCGAAATTCTGGAAGGCCCCTTCAACGACATCCACGAGTGGCGATATGAACGGATCTGCGAGCTGATCGGCGGCGGTCAGGGCTCCCGGGTGGCCACCCACGGGGAATTCGTCCAGACCCTGGGCAAGGCACTCGCGGATCCCAGCCAACCCCATGTCATCAATGTGTTGCTCGATCCGGCCGACCGCTCGCCGGCCATGATGCGGTTGGCGCGGCGGCTAGCGAAGCGGCTCTCGACCGACCGCCCCTAACCCCTGCGCGCAGCACGATTCTTTTGCTCCTCAGGCCCTCTGACCGGAGGGCCTCGCACCCCACCTCCGGACACCTGTTTCACGCTGATACAGTGCGGCGTTGCGGCCACCGCACCCATTGACCCTCCGTAGACAAATGTGGTCTTCTAGGGGCGTACTTGTCGAATTGTCATTTGACGGGGAATTCGCCACTATGTCGACGAAGCTGCCGGATGGAAAGTCCATGCGAGACGGTCAAATCTTCTCTGCACGACTGAACAATGTCGTCACCACGGAACGAGAGTTCGACGAGTTGGTCGCCAAGTCGCTGCCGGAATTGTTGGATCGCGCCACGGGTCAAACCAAGCGCTTTCTCCGTGAAACCAATCAATGGGGCGACGACATCACGCATGAGAAGCTGGCGCTGCGCTGGGGGTATGAGTTGGTGGAGCGGTTCGTGGTCTTCGGTCGTACCGAAGTGCCCTGCCGTCCCTTCTTCCTCCTGGATAGCCTGATCGCCAAATCGTTCAGTCAGCCGGACCCGCTCTGTTATCACAAGGAGCTCCTGACGCCGGTGGGACGCTTTCTCGATGGGCTGGCCTCTCGCGCTGTGGTCAGCCGCGACGCCCTGATCGCCCTGTTCTATCACTTCTATGGCTTCAGTCAGGCCCATGTGGTGAAGTTGTTAGGGTTCGGACAGGCCGAAAGCCAGCGGGTCTATAAGAACTTCGAGCGGTGGCGCCAAACGGGGTGGCAACGCACGATGAACGAAACCGGGTTAAGTGGATCGGAAATCGAAGTACTGGAGCAGGAATTACGCACCAGACCCGACCACCTGAACCATGAAGTCGACCGGCTGATGCCGGTCTTGCAGTCGCATTATCGAAAGAGCGAACCGGAGCATTACCCCTGCCTGTCTGAACAGAAGTGGGGTCAACTATTTCACGATGACTACGGCCACGACTACCGCGTCTGGCATTTGGCCTTTTGCCGCGACTGCTTCCTGGAAGTCGCAGATCGCCGGCAAGCCGAGGTCAGCAGCGGGTTGAAGCCGCAGGTCAATCTCCATATACATCCGCTGAAAAAGGGAGGCGTCTTGGCTCTCTTTGGAGGGGATCGGGGGGGACGGCACCATGGAAACACCAGAGCTCAACGACTATCGCGCACATCTGCTTGACGCCCTGGACGACCAGCCGCGGCGCGCGGGGGAGGAACGTCCTGAATTCCTCCAGGTACTGGTCAACCACGAGCGCGTCGGGACGCTGAATTGCGCCCACACCGACCCGTCCTTCTCCTACACGGCCCGTGAGCGGAGTATTCAACACCTTGAGATCCGGAGCGAGTCCGGTGTGCTGGTCGGAGGGTGCGTCGCGCCCGAAGCCGGCCAGAAAAGTGTTCGCGTTCCCGTCAGAAAAGGCAGCGTCGCCATTCAGGTCCAGAACCATTTCGACGGCGGGTCGCTTCGACTCCAGTACGCGGCCGCCCCCGGATGGTGGTCTCACCTGGCAACGTCGATCGGACTCTCCTCAGCAACCACCGCACCCGCTTCAAGCAGAACTCCCGTCTGGACCATGACGACGGCCTTCGCGCAGATCGTGCTAGCCGTGGGAGTCGTGGCGCTGTTGGCTGAACGGATTCCAACCTGGCTCAACGCTGAAGACCGGGCGCATCAGCTTGAAGAAGAGCTGGCGGCCAGGCAATCCACACAGGAGCAGATTGATCGTGTGCACCAGCAACTGGCGCAACTGGTTGAGGCGCAGGCGTCAGCCGTGGCGATGTCCCGGTCGGAGCAGGACCGGATCGCCCAGCTGAATGCCCTCCTCGATACCGTCGCCCATGCACAACAGAAACTCAACACACAAGTCGTCTCCGTCCAGGAAGACCTCAAGACAGTCAAGACCGATGTCGCCCAGGAAGTCGAAACCGGCCTGCGCGTCGCGGTCAATGCGGTGGAAGCCGACCGCGACCTCGTGCGGCAGGATCTGAGGTCGATCAAGTCGGTCAATGAAACCCTGATCAAGCAGGTCGCCCTGCTGGAAAGCCGCAATCGGGAGTTACATGCCCGGCTGGCGCTCACCTCGCTCGAAGTCGCCAAAGCCAACGCGACGCCCAAACCGACCGTCGTGGCCAAGGGAGACCTGCCGAAGGAAGCGCCCATGGCGACCCCGGTCGCGGATAACATCCGGGAGGCAGACCGTCAGGCCTTTATGTTCTGGGTGGCGTTTCAAGACGGCACGACCGAGAAGAGCATTGAGGATCTGGTCCAGGAACTGAACGGCATCAAAAAGGGACCGATGAAGTCGGGCTGGTATTCCGTTGAAGTGAACTTGCCGAATCCGGAACCTCCGGACCGCTTCCTGGAGTCTGTGAAGCGAGCCAAGATCGTGAAGTCGGTCGTGACCAGCAAGGCGATGCCTCCGGCTCAGTAGTCGCGCTCTCCCCTCAGCAAATTCAACCACCCGGCACGGTGAGTGTCCGCCTCTCGTGTGGAGGGCGCCTCCCTGCCGCACTGGTCATTTGCTTTCTATCATCCGCTCCAAACCCGACACAGGAGGGAATATGTCGGATTTTCATCAGAACGGGCTCGTGACGGTCTTGCACCGTCTGGGCGCCTCCAATCTTGAGCAACTCGAAAAGGAACTGGAACGACACGCGGCGAGCAACCCGATTGCCCTCGTCCTGCCTTCGCTGTATTCGGAACTTGAGAACCCCGCGCTGAAGCACATCGTGCAGGTGCTGAAAGACATCCGGTACGTCAATGAAATCGTGATCTCTCTGGATCGCGCCTCAGCTCTGGAGTTCCGGCTGGCTAAACAATTCTTTTCGGTGCTGCCGCAGCGGGTCCGGATCGTGTGGAACGACGGGGCAGGGATTCAGGACATCCTCAAGCTGCTGGCGAACACTGAAATCGACACCGGGCTGCAAGGCAAGGGCCGGGGCTGTTGGATGGCATTCGGCTACGTCTTGGCCCGCGGCCAAAGCAACGTGATCGCGCTCCACGACTGCGACATTCTCAGCTACAACCGGGAATATCTCGCGCGACTCTGTTATCCGATCGTCAACACCAACCTCGGCTACGAGTTCTGCAAGGGCTATTACAGCCGGGTCACAAATCGCCTCCACGGCCGTGTCACCAGGCTGTATCTCACGCCGCTGATCCGAAGCCTCCAACAGGTGGCCGGATCGCATCCGTTGCTGACCTTCCTGGATAGTTTTCGTTATCCCCTGGCCGGTGAGTTCGCCATGGTGCGGGATCTTGCCTGGATCAACCGGGTACCCGGCGACTGGGGACTGGAAGTCGGAGTCCTCTCCGAGATCTATCGCAACTGCGCGCTCAGGCGGATCTGCCAGGCCGATATTGCCGACGCCTACGAACACAAACACCAGAGCCTGTCGGCCGACAACGCCGAGCAAGGGCTGCAGAAAATGTGCGTGGATATCACCAAGTCTCTCTTCAGAAACCTCGCGAGTGAAGGCGTGGTGCTGTCGGAAGCCGTGTTGAAAACCCTACGAGCCACGTATCTACAGACCGCGCAGGAAGCGATCACCCGCTATCAGAATGATGCGGCCATCAACAGCCTGCAGTTCGACCGGCATGAAGAGCGAATGGCCGTCGAAGTCTTTCTCAAGGGCATGAAGATCGCCACGGAAGCGTTTCTGGACGATCCGCTCGGGGTGCCGATGATCTCCAATTGGAGCCGGGTCACCGGCGCCATTCCCGATATTTTCGAACGCTTGATCGGCGCGGTGGAACGCGACCATGAGTGGGATCCCGTCGGGGACCGGGTGTAACGGGTGACAGAACACCCACGGAGATCTCGATGCGACTGACAGATGGATCCTGGATCTGCACCAAGTGCAGAGTGCTGTGCTCGCTCAAAGGATATGAGGAGGGCCCGTTAGCCTCAATGCGGGAAATTTGCAGCAATTGCAAAAAGCGCGCTGAAGCAAGCTGGCTGACTGCGATAGGCGATAGACGACGACTGCCCCAACCCTCCTAGAGCGATCGTCCCGGTCTCATGCCAATCCGGCCACAGTCCTCGATAGATTCCGCTCCTGGCACATCCACACATCATAGCCTCTGAACGTCTTGCCGCCTTCCAGTCGATTGGCGTAGGATTCCGGCACAGCTTGAATCACAAAACGTCGGCGAAAGAAGCATTGGCGAGGAAACAGAAGGACGAGCAACGATGACAGACGATTACGCTCAGAGGAAGGTGCAAGTCATTCGAGAATTTCTGGCTGCGAGATATCCTGCCCCCTATACCGTGGAAGCCGTGGTCCCCCGAAGAGATCCGTTAGCCGACACGAAGTTCAAGATTATTCTCAACAACCAGGTGGAACGAACTCTCGCCGTCTGCGCCGCCGTCGTGCTGGACAGCCTTCCCACCCCGGACCAACTGAAACAGCTCCTGGTCTCGCAGGGCATTCTGGAACAGGTCAAAGCATCGACGGATTCCCGGATTTGCCATGAGGCCTTGGGAACCGACGAAGAATCACATGTGCGCCCGATGAGGTCGGTGCGAGGGACCTAGCAGGGTACTTCGAAGCAGAGTGTGTCACCGCCATTTCCCAACGAG from Nitrospira sp. ND1 includes the following:
- a CDS encoding helix-turn-helix domain-containing protein — translated: MPNVGTLIRAWRISQKCSEQALAERAGITASVLEALESEQADPPASTLEALAGALKIPLPWLFIHPTDLDLLCKDDDDEPAPLATLTGADPVLERILVAAGHDRSLYVLLTTLMQSSDPKLLRAAEVSLRSLVKQSKQATVPWQSRPPGHFEPPSD
- a CDS encoding glycosyl transferase — translated: MSDFHQNGLVTVLHRLGASNLEQLEKELERHAASNPIALVLPSLYSELENPALKHIVQVLKDIRYVNEIVISLDRASALEFRLAKQFFSVLPQRVRIVWNDGAGIQDILKLLANTEIDTGLQGKGRGCWMAFGYVLARGQSNVIALHDCDILSYNREYLARLCYPIVNTNLGYEFCKGYYSRVTNRLHGRVTRLYLTPLIRSLQQVAGSHPLLTFLDSFRYPLAGEFAMVRDLAWINRVPGDWGLEVGVLSEIYRNCALRRICQADIADAYEHKHQSLSADNAEQGLQKMCVDITKSLFRNLASEGVVLSEAVLKTLRATYLQTAQEAITRYQNDAAINSLQFDRHEERMAVEVFLKGMKIATEAFLDDPLGVPMISNWSRVTGAIPDIFERLIGAVERDHEWDPVGDRV
- a CDS encoding OPT family oligopeptide transporter, translated to MLEQDAPTEPVDAPLVPASVTLPEITLKAVVLSILLAAVLAGANAYLGLFAGMTVSASIPAAVVSMAVLRLFRQSNILENNIVQTAASSGEALAAGVIFTIPGLVLIGYWTSFDYWHTFTVSLVGGVLGVLFTIPLRRALIIHARLRFPEGVATAEVLKVGASSDAGAGGRVRLLLGAAALGGGFKFAEGGLKLWSESLEGAVQLGRSTLYGGLNLSPALVAVGYIIGLNTAVVVFFGGAIGWLILLPLYQAIIGSPEGLVGVGAAKATWSGQIRYIGIGAMLVGGVWTLFQVRGPILQSLRQLLALYGARNQSDGQSELLRTERDAGVVWLIGLTVAALVPMVLLYQGLLNHNLWGGIGLTLLMVVTAFLFSAVAGYMAGLVGSSSNPVSGVTIATIMLASLLLLGILGKGNPAGPAAALLVGAVVCCAAAMGGDNLQDLKTGHVVGATPWKQQVMQVIGVATGAVVIVPVLSLLQAKYGIGEVTAAHPHPLSAPQATLMANLANGVFGGSLPWHLVGVGMVLGVVVIGLDLRQARRGAALRFPVLAVALGMYLPLKLSATILFGGLLAEYVRAAGKSSDVPTEDRGLLCAAGLVTGEALVGILLALPIALSSIWPSLSGDPFQLFADPPLGGWPGLAALIVVGLLLVRAARSAGQKDSATVHRH
- a CDS encoding alpha-keto acid decarboxylase family protein, which gives rise to MTIQTIGTAVLDRLHRLGVRHMFGIPGDYVLGLYKLMESSPIQHVATTREDCAGFAADAYARINGIGALCVTYCVGGLNTVNAIACAYAERSPVVLLTGSPGLSERARNPYLHHMVREFSTQREVFEKMTVAAVSLEDPVTAEREMDRAFAALLRYRRPIYLEIPRDMVHVPLAQTSHKHQTQGEPTDRAALSEALNEVRTMLESAKCPVILAGAEVGRFGLHDELTSLVERLNVPIASTLLGKSIIREDHPLYVGVYSGLVARDEVKEFVNQTDCLLILGSILSDVEDLDAHSALFSDGHTIHATADRVAIKHHRYDSILFEDFVKGLAAASLPSFPTPQLPAPYKPEEPMPPAQASVSLQGVFRHLDTVLHEKTLVIADVGESLFASVDLHVHRRFEFLSPAYYTSMGFAVPAAIGAGFADPSLRPIVLVGDGAFQMTGSELSTAVRYKQAPVVIVLNNHGYSTEREILEGPFNDIHEWRYERICELIGGGQGSRVATHGEFVQTLGKALADPSQPHVINVLLDPADRSPAMMRLARRLAKRLSTDRP
- a CDS encoding class I SAM-dependent rRNA methyltransferase, whose translation is MTQLVTGSTAKVRLTAEREGPRYYGHLWVFDSNVADVLGTPAAGDLVDVYTHQKRFFGRGLFNPHSKIRIRMLTFQEEPIDEEFFAARLRAAAALRRTVAPHATACRLVHGESDLLPGLVVDRFADVAVMQTLGYGMDVRKELLGELLVQEAGVKTVYLRNDAKSRTLEGLPLSKGFLRGEGATTVNIHEGKAQFTVDIAEGQKTGWFCDQRENRIAAALFAKGKTVLEAFCHTGGFGIQAALTGAQSVEGLDVSAAAVALAQAHAEQNQVAARCRYRQADAFEELRLLERNGQRYDLVILDPPAFARSKKAVPHAIAGYKEVNLRGLRLLQPGGVLVTCSCSQPITDEDFWKMLQAAARDARRQIRLLEQRGQGPDHPVLAGMPETRYLKCYLVQVF